Genomic window (Desulfobacterales bacterium):
AAAATTATTACATCATGCGGAGGTAAAAATCAAATGGCAGTTAAAACATTCGGAGTGATCGGTTCAGGTCAGATGGGAAACGGCATCGCCCAGGTCGCCGCTGCGAGCGGGCTCAATGTCATCATGAATGACATCAATACGGAATTTGTTGAACGCGGTTTGAATACCATCTCCAAAAACCTGGCCCGCAGCGTCGAAAAAGGCAAGTTGAGCGATGCGGTTAAAAACGCAATACTCGGTCGCATCAAAACCAGTACGGCATTAAAAGACATGGCCGCTGCCGACTTTGTGGTGGAAGCGGCAACGGAAAACGAAAAGATCAAGTTTCAACTTTTCAAGGACGTGGATGAAATCTGTGCCGCCCATGTCATTCTTTCCACCAACACCTCATCGATTCCCATCGGAAGAATCGCCGCCCAGACCCAAAGGCCCGAAAAAGTCATCGGGATGCATTTTATGAATCCGGTGCCGGTCATGAAACTGGTGGAGGTCATCAGGGGACTGGCGACTTCGGATGAAACCTTTCAGACAACCTGGGACCTGGCGCTTGCGTTCGGCAAGACCCCGGCGGAAGCCAATGATTTTCCCGGCTTTATCGCCAACCGCATTCTGATGCCGATGATCAATGAAGCGGTCTACTGTCTGTATCACGGCGTCGGCTCCCGGGAAAATATCGATACGGTCATGAAGCTGGGGATGAATCATCCCATGGGGCCCCTGGCGCTGGCAGACCTGATCGGCCTGGACACCTGCCTGGCCATCATGGAAACGATGTATGCCGGATTCTGCGACTCCAAATACCGCCCCTGCCCGCTCTTGCGGAAATACGTTGAGGCAGGCTGGCTGGGCCGCAAGACCAAACGCGGATTTTATGAATATTAGGAGGCCTTATGCCGCGGAAAAAGTCAACAGCCCTGTCCCCGGTGGGCAAAAAGATAAAAAAGGTACGGCTTGAAAAAAAGATTCCCCTTGACCGCATAGCCAACGAAACCGGCTGTTCCATCGAGTACTTAAAAGCAATCGAAGCCGGCCGGCAGATGCCGCCGGTGGGAACCTTGCTGCAGATCTCAAGGGCGCTGGAGATCGACTCCGGTTTTTTCCTGAAAGAGCAGGAATCCAAATTGAAAAGCCGCATCAAGGCCTATGCCAAGCGGACCGAAAGTTATGCTTATACGACCCTGACGCCTGGGGCTGAGAATAAGCATCTGAAAGCGTTTCGTGTCACGATTGACCCGCTGCAGGATCATAAAGGCGTCGGTTACCAGCACGAGGGCGAGGAGTTTGTGTATGTGCTGACGGGTAAGGTGGAAGTGGCGGTGGGGGAGCATAAAAATGTCCTGGCAGAGGGAGATTCGCTCCATTTCAATTCGGGCATCCGGCACCAGTTGCGGAACATCAGCGACAAACAGGCCGTGCTGCTGGTGGTTATATATGGACCGTAACAATGAAGGATTCCAGGGGACAAGGGGTGAGACGACGGAAGTCAGAAGTCAGAAGTCAGGAAAAGTAGAAAAGCTTAAAACACTTAAGACGTTTAACCTCTTAACCGTGAACTATTAATTGTTAATGGTGAATGGTGAACTATGAACCGGGAACCTTTGAACCCTGAACCGTGAACTTTTTAATCCCTTAAACCCTCGAACCCCGGACCCCTTTCAATGAGCCTCGCTCCAATCGGCTCCGGAGGAAACATGACCTTTCAACTCAACGACGAACAGCTCATGATCCAGGCCATGGTCCGGGAGTTTTCCCGTAAGGTGATTCTTCCCACCGCCATGGAACGCGACCGAACCAAAGAATTTCCGGCCGACAATCTGAGAAAGATGACACAGCTTGGGCTTATGGGAATGATGGTTCCGGCGGAATACGGCGGTGAAGGCACCGATACGGTCAGCTATGTGCTGGCGCTGTCTGAAATTGCCTATTCCTGCGCTTCAACCGCCGTGGTCATGTCCGTTCACAATTCCATTGTTTGTGAGAGCCTGGTCCGCTACGGCAACACCGGCCAGAAAAAACGGTTTTTAAAAATGCTGGCGTCGGGCGAAAAGATCGGCGCCTTTGCCATGACGGAGCCCCATGCCGGTTCCAACCCGGCCGCCCAGTCGACTCTCGCGGTTCGCGATAAAAACACCTATATCTTAAACGGAACCAAGCGTTTCATCACCACCGGAAAAAATGCCGGCCTTATTATTGTAACGGCCAAAACCGATGAGGCCCAGCGGCATAAAGGCATCAGCGCCTTTATTGTCGA
Coding sequences:
- a CDS encoding 3-hydroxybutyryl-CoA dehydrogenase, whose protein sequence is MAVKTFGVIGSGQMGNGIAQVAAASGLNVIMNDINTEFVERGLNTISKNLARSVEKGKLSDAVKNAILGRIKTSTALKDMAAADFVVEAATENEKIKFQLFKDVDEICAAHVILSTNTSSIPIGRIAAQTQRPEKVIGMHFMNPVPVMKLVEVIRGLATSDETFQTTWDLALAFGKTPAEANDFPGFIANRILMPMINEAVYCLYHGVGSRENIDTVMKLGMNHPMGPLALADLIGLDTCLAIMETMYAGFCDSKYRPCPLLRKYVEAGWLGRKTKRGFYEY
- a CDS encoding cupin domain-containing protein — its product is MPRKKSTALSPVGKKIKKVRLEKKIPLDRIANETGCSIEYLKAIEAGRQMPPVGTLLQISRALEIDSGFFLKEQESKLKSRIKAYAKRTESYAYTTLTPGAENKHLKAFRVTIDPLQDHKGVGYQHEGEEFVYVLTGKVEVAVGEHKNVLAEGDSLHFNSGIRHQLRNISDKQAVLLVVIYGP